The region CAGGAAGTGGCGAAGGATGCCGAGGACCTGAAGCGCCAACGGGATGAAATGCGAGAACAGATGCGAGGCATGCAGCGGAAGTATCTGGCAATGCGAAGGCGTTGGGAGGATTACGCACGACTCGAGTACAACCTTCGCGATCGCATTAAGGATAATCCAACGCTGTTTGCTTCACTTGATGACTTGTGCGAGGGCGGCGAGGTCACAGAGCAGAACCGGCAGCCAACAGTCGTGGATGAGATCCTTGAGACTTATAGCCAAGACAAGGCGAAATGATTGTTGCTCGCAGTCCATGGTGCCAGTCGTTTTTTCACTTTCAGCGGCTGGTGCCACGGCTGCAGGCGCCCCCTGGTAGGGGCATCGGCATTTCTGGCAACTGACCAGCTAGACCGATGCTTACACCAAACACGCTTTCGGACGTACCCGGATCAATAAAAAAATGGCAAAGCGAAAGAGCAAAGCACCGTCACACCTTCGAGAGGCCACCCAGCAGTGGTTCTTAGCCGTTTTAGACGACTTCGAACTGGAATCATACCACGTCAAACTGCTGACGCTTGCGAGCGAAGCCTGGGACCGTGCAGAGGAAGCAAGGGAGGCAATTCAGCAACATGGCATCACTTATATCGATCGTTTTGGCAGCCCCAAGGCACGCCCTGAAGTGGCTATCGAAAGGGATGCTCGAATTGCATTCGCTCGGCTGCTTCGCGACTTGGCCTTGGACGTAGACGCACCAAGCGGTGGGGAATCACGGCCACCGGCGATCACCCCTAATGCATCACGGAGACGGTAGGACATGCCACGAGTTCGACGAAAAGCGAAGCGAAGACGGGTTAGCGAAGCGACCGAAGCGGACATCGAATACCTGCGGTCTCACTTCGCTTTTGCTTGCTCGGATCTGCTTGTTCCATTTGGTCAGTGGGACCAAGTCGACGACGAAGCCGCCAGGAAATTGTGGGAGGAATACCGCGATGTCCTGACCTTCGAAGTGGCTTGGAAACGTCCGTGGGCTTGGTGGGAGTGGGACGCACCTGAACGTCGGCGTTGTATTTCCGATGTTCATCCGTTCGACAATCCAGAGCGTACCGCCTACCTGGAAAGCATTGGTGACTTGCCATGGGCGGAAGGTGGATCCGGACCACTCAAGAATCCAAACTCGCTCTACATGGGTAAGCCAGCAGTGATCGGTGGATTTCGAGACAAGGAAGGTAACTTCCACGCTGAGAACTACGCATACGAGCTCGAGTTTTGCTACTTGTACCGTCTCAGATTGTTCAACGACGAAGAGCAGCAGCTATGGGACGAGATGGTAGCCGAAGTGAAGGCTGGGACCGATGCCGGCAAGGAATACCAGGAAACACTTGAACAGCACGGGATCAAAGTATGAACATCCTTGGCAATGCCTCAAATCCCCCAGCCGCAGCAGTCGTGAGCAGAGCACGATTGCTGTGGTTGGAGGGGCACGAGTTGAATCGAGAGAACGCGAACTGGGGGCACTTCTGGATCGATGAATCCAGCCCGGAAGTTGCCGTTAACAAAGTTATCGAATGCCAGGATGACTCTCGATGCATCGAGGCTATTCGTTCCACCCTGATGGAATACTTCCAGCGACTCAAGATAGAAACGAATTAAAGCTAACCATGGAAAACCGTATCGTCAGTCCGTTTAGGAACAATGAAGTTCTCGCTATCACAGAAGAGGGATATCGCCATCTTCTTACCGAGATGGCAGGAGGTCGAGCCAGTCGGCAACACCCAGAACCTAAGGCACGTGGTGGCGTGGCAATCATCCCAATTCATGGAACGACGGTCTATTTCGATTCTCATTTTGGTGTGAATACGGTTCGCATTGGCGATGCCATAGAAGCAGCAGCAAACACTAAGGGCATCTCTCGCATTATCCTCGATATCGACAGTCCAGGTGGAACGGCGGCAGGTAACATTGAACTAGCCGACCGCATCTTGGTAGCGAGCATGAAAACCCCAGTCGTAGCAATCGCCAACCCGTTAGCAGCATCGGCAGCATACTATTTTGGAAGTGCTGCGAATCGATTCTATGTCACTCCTTCAGGCGATGGAGGCAGCATTGGAACATACACAATGCACGTGGATGAATCCGAGATGCTGAAAAAAATGGGTATCAAGATAAAGATCATAAAGGCTGGCAAATTCAAGGCAGAGGGAAATAGCTTTCAGCCCCTAACCCCAGAATCGGAAAAGTACATTCAAAGCCAGATAAACGAGCTTAATAGCGATTTCGTGCGTACCGTGGCCCGCAATCGTGGTGTGTCTGTTTCTTACGTCGAAGAGAACTTTGGCCAGGGTCGAACGATGGTCGCCAGGCAGGCAGTTGCAGCGGGTTTATTCGACGGCATTCGCACGCTTCCAAACCTAATAGCTCAATCATCGAACGAAAAAGGCCAGCGTTCAGTGCGATCTATGACCAACGATGCTAGGTTCACCGAAAAGTTGCAAGAGGCTTGGCACAACGGGTATGCGAGCCAATTTGAGCACATGAGTGACGCGAGACGCGATCAGCTCGTACTACAGAGAAGAGATCGCGAAAAGGTAGACCGAATCAAACAACTCACGGCAGGTTTACACAATGGCAATGGCAGCCGTTGAATTTGATTAAGGACACACCGATGGGCGTGTTAGTCGTACTCGCGGTGTGTCGCCATGAGAACGGCTAACACGTTTAAAAGAGGCAGCGAATAATGGCAGCAAGCAACGTCATCGCCAATCTGAAAATCATGCTTTCGGCTTCATGGAATAAGCTGAAGAGCGACTTCAATAAGGCGGGGAAGACCGTTAAGGGCTTTAGTGGAAATGTATCCACCATGAGCAGCAGTATTTCCAAGAGTCTCACCTTGATAAACCCAAAAGTGCTTGCGCTCACAGCTTCACTTGGTGCGTTGGGCCTAATGGTAGGTGGTGCAAAATGGGGCGTCCAACTTGCCTCCGACGCTGAGCAAGCTGAAGTAGCACTGTCAACCATGTTGGGAAGCATGGATGCAGCGAAAACACTACTGAGCGACCTGGAGAAATTCGCCGCGGCTACGCCATTTGGAACTGAAGAACTTGTACAGTCGACACGGCAGTTGACCGCGTTTGGCGTCCAAGCTGGTGACATCATGTCGACCATGAAGATGCTCGGCGATCTTTCTTCAGGAATCGGAGCTCCCCTCAATGAGATTGCAGAGATCTTTGGCAAAGCGAAGGTACAGGGGCGATTGTTCGCTGAAGACATTAATCAGTTCCAAGGGAGAGGTATTCCGATTGTTCAGGCGCTGGCGGATACCCTTAAAACGTCAACCGACAACATTCGAGAAATGGTGAAGGATGGGAAAGTCGGATTCACCCAATTGCAAGCAGCTTTCCAACATTTAACCTCTGAGGGCTCGCAATTCGGCGGAATGATGGAGAAGCAGTCCCAGACGCTTCATGGCTTGTGGTCGACATTTACGGATGAACTCGCATTGATTGCGAAAGAGAACTGGGGAATCTTGAACGAGTTACTAAAGGAAATGCTCCGATGGGCAATTCCGTTGGTTAAACACCTTTCTGACGCTGCCCGCAACATGAGGGAACTTCTAGGGGTAGCGGACAACTTCCAGCGAGTCGACTTGGCGACAGAAGCATTCAAGGCTCCGGCAATGATGCTTGACGAAATGGGGGAAAGCCTTAAGCAAAGCGGCAAAGAACTAAAGAAAGATTTCATTGATATAGCATCGATTGCACGCGATGTAAGCGGGATGAGATTCGGTGGTCCTGCTGGAGCGTTTGAGCGGAGAACGACAGAGGGCTTTTCGGCAGCCCTAGCGGCCCAGCGAGAAGTCAATGACAGAGATCGACGGATCATCGAGCTAGGTAAGCGGATACTTGAAAAGATGGACCAACAGATACAGGCAACCAAGGAAAGCGCCCCTCAGGTTACACGAAGGAGAGTTTAGTGTTGAAAGCAAGCGAATACGTCTACGGTTACGAACAACAGTTCCCCGAAAAAAGTCCGATCCACGTGCTACGTATGGCCCTGGGTTCGTACGTGGAGGCCAAACGGCAAGGGGTTGAGCTCACTTACGACAATTTGAATGAATTAGCTCAGTCGTCTTTGCTGCGGGAGCGACAGAGGTTTGAACAGGCGACCGCTCTACTGGAAGAAATTCGCGAGATGAATCAGCGACTACGGGATGGTGAAGAGGTTGACCCGTTGGAATGCAACGAACTCGCGATGAGAGGTGCACGCATGTCACTTGCATCGTTGATTCAACGGAATGAAGAGCTGGACGACAAAGATTAAATCGTGATTTCAGTGCATGTAGAATTGCAAGTTGATAGGATCACGTGTTAGCCAAAAACTCTATTCACGATTCAAAAAAGGGGCATGTACGTGAAACCTCAAAAGCTTTGCCTGGTTGCTGGAATTCTTGCCGTGATAGTTCCGTCTTCTATCCTCGCTCAATCGCCAGCCGTGGAGCGTGGGACCGTTCGGGGATTTCAGGCTGAACAGAAAGCTATTCGCACGAGAAAAGCAATTGCAGAGCTAGAAGGGCCGCACATGAAACTCGTGGAAGACTTTTGGAAATCCAAAGAGTTCAAAAAGGATAGCCCACCTCAAGAAGAATACGTTCGGATCTCATGGGCGTTCAGAGAGCACCTTATCAATCAGGCAGTTAGGGTCGCGACGGAAGTAAACCAACGCGTAAAGGAGTATCACAAAGCTAAGATCGATCCGGCTGCGCCCGCCAAAGGGGAAAAGCGAGACGATCAGTTTTACTTCCCAAGCCCACAAGAGAAGTCCCAAGCACTTCAGCGAGGTGAACAAGAAGCCGTTGATACCGCAAGCAACGTGCTCGAAATAATGGGACGAAAGAAACTGCCAAACCTCCCGTTATCGTGGGCCGTGCTTCCAGATAAAAGCGTTTTCCATGGCAAGGAAGTTGTGATTATTACTCAGGTGGTCGACCGCCAAAACGCTCTTGCTAAGAAAGTGACACCGAGCGGCGGGGAAGTGTTCTTTTGGTTGGCCGGAGTTCCATTCGACAATGTAGCCGATGGTGCCACAGTTGAAATGAGTGGCGTGTTCCTGGTGGATGGTACTGAGACGTACAACACCCCGCGAGGCACAAATACGGTTAAGGTACTACGGCGAATGCCGATTGATGCAAGCAAGTTTTATGAACTGTCAGAGTTCGACAAGAAGGATTGATTAGTGCTTGTGCGGCATTCGCGAAACGCGGAAGTTGAACGCTCAGCGATGTGGTACTTTCGGAAAGGAGGGTTTATTTCTTCTGGGAATAAGTGTCTCTCACTGCTCGCTCCGCGCGTGTCTCACGACCATAGAAGTGGTAGTCGTGGAACCAATGCGATGTCTTTGCGTCATCGGGAAAAAGATCTTCAATCAAGACGATCGCATCGCGATCTGCTGTTGAAACCAAATACTCAAGATATTCATCAGCAATGGAATGCTCTTCGTCATACGACATCAGTACCTCCAAGCTATTGCGAAGAGGAATTTCTACCGCCTGCAGTGTCGTCTGCTTTGCATCAATCGCCCTTTGTATCAGAGACATATATCGATGGAACTCGGACAACTGGCGAAGAATAAATATTTCCATGTCCTTCTGGGCTTCTTTGTCATCCCACCGATGGAAAGCGCATCTCGTGGTAATCATCCACTGAAAGCTATCTACCGGCTTGTGGCAAATAAATTTCGTGTCCCCATAGAATTCGACTTCGAAGTAATCGCCCTGCAGTATTGCCAAGGCATTTTCGCAGCGTTGATTGCTGCGAAGACTGTCGATAAGTTGCCTGCCAAGTTCGGCCTGCTTAAGAATATTGGAATGCTCCCATGTGACCAGTGCCCACCAAGCACCGAACACTGTGATAGCAACAGTGACGAGCTGAAGGAAAATCCGCAGGCAGGCAATGTTAAATTCAGTATTCGGATCCATCTATGCCACAACCGTTCTGAATGCAACCAAGCTCGTATTCAATCTCGTCAAGCTCAAGCAGCATTCGACCTTTGCAGTCTTCCTTGCTGCCAACATGCCACCATCGATCAACGCGTAACAGTTCAAGACGCTTATTCACGTCACGCCAGCGGGCTTCCAGGGCTTTTACTTGGTCGAGAACCATTACTTATTTCCATTCAGCCAAGACAGTAGCAACCTCTGGTTCACTTCGAAGATCGAGGATCAATTGATTTCCATATTCAGCGTAAATAGGCCGATAAAACATCTTCTCGCCATCAAAGGAAGGAGTGCGAATGTATCGTATGTCCACATTCTTTTCAGGCATTTCACCCCCATCGAATTCGGTGACACGACATGTCACACCTACGACTCGATCGTGATGGCTTCGATGATGCTTAATGTCGTCCATCAGCATGTCCTGCAACTCTGGGTTACTGGCTTTTGCAATGGATTCAATGTCGTTGCGAAGACGACTAGATACCTCAAATACCACGCCAATCCATGGACCTCCTGTCATTTGATCCGGCATATGGCCAAATTTATCGAGTGGAGGATTATCGTCTGCTGCACTGCCGAGAATCAAAAGCGTACCAATGCCGATGGCTGCTACGGCAATAAGAGAGATAGCTACGATCCAAAGAATGGCTGGCGAAGTGTTACGTGGTGGCGGACGCATGGTATTTCAACAGTTTGGCTTGGTCGAAGATCAAAAGTACACCTCGTCGGGCATACCGTGGTTTTCCCACTCGCCATTTCTAAGCACTTGGAACTGGCCCCATTCAAGCCAGTCTTTGCCATCGTTGTACGTGTACTCAACGTAACGAACGGTCGCGATAGCGATGCCATAATACCTCGCGATGAACTCACAAGTCTTTTTGAGTTCGTCGATATCGTCCGTTTCTTCTGGAAGGTAATCGATGAATGGCTTGCCGCCTTCGTCGGGACCCTTGATTGGAATCGTCTGGACGTGACCCGCATAAACAAATGGTGCCATGCCTTCCCCTTTGGAAAAAATGCCGGGGGCAATTCTGGTGTGCTTACGTCAATTACGTTTCGACGCAGGCGCCCCCGGCAAGGAAAGATGATAGCCAACCGAGGGGGATGAAGCGAGCAAAAAAAGATGACGAAACACCCGAAACTAACGAAGACCGAAGTCGATCGGATTTTAAAGCTGCTGGATGAAGGCCAGACGAAGACCGAGGTAGCTGGCCAATTCGGTATCAGCCAAACAGCGGTTAACTCAATCTTGGATGGCCGGCACCCGTTGTCGCCGTACCACGAGAAGAAGACTGAATCCGCCAGCAAGTATCAGCGGTGTCCATCGTGTGGGGCGAAGGTGTTGGCGCCGTGCATGTATTGCGCGATGACGCGAGGTGAACGGATTGAAGAGTTTCCCAAGGTGGTAATTGCTGGTGATGGGCGTGGGTATGGGCGATCGATGGAGGGCTATCTGGAAGAAACTTCCAGATGGAAAAGCCAAAACGTCTCGTCGAACGCAACGGCACCGTCTACGAGCAAGATGCAACATACAGACAGGCAAGATGGCCATCTGTTCATTTGGACAGATACGCAGAATCGTACTGTAAATGTTTACAGATAGACCTATCTGCGGAAAATCCGCAGATAGCATCTGTGTGATTCACACAGATAGAAACACCCTAAACCTATTGACGCGAACGACCTGGAAAGCGATTATGAATGTTCCTGATTTGGCCCGATTGAGCGTAAGAACTCACCGGAACCAACCATTATCTCACATTTCGGGAAAAACTATGTTTGTAGGAAACTACAAAGGGCAACAGCCCGAGCCTTCGTGCGTCCGTTCATTATCTGTGATCCATCATTGGGTGGGGAGAGAAGGCGACGCGCCCTTGAGTGAGATCAAGGGTTCTTACCCGGGGGTTCGGGCTGTTGCCGTATCAGCACCAAAAAAGTCTAGGGCAACTCTGGCAATAAGCTAGTGTTGCCTTTTCTTTTTCGAAGTGCTGAATGGAGCAATCAAGATGATTCGAGCTACGAAGGATTCCACGAAGCTACACAAGCTTGCCACAACCTCTGACAAGTGGGAGGAAGAGTTTCCCAGGGTTCAGCTGGTGCCAGGGCTGGAAGGCTATCTAGATGCCCGCAGCTGGCTATCTGGAAGCGACATCGATGACGAGGACGACGAGATCATTCCCAACACCCAGGGACATGTTCATTCGTTCCACTATGAGTTCAAGAACGATGAGCACGGCTATCTTCACGTCTGGATATGTGACCTAGATGGCCCACCACTTACTGAGGCCGTTTCCGCGTTCCAGAGGATCGTTTCAGAACTGAACGAAATGATCGAGCAGCTAATCAACTTGCCTGCCGAAAATTACCCCTATCCGCCCAAGGGATGGGACAATGATGCGATTGCCAAGAACATGGAAGCTTGGCACGAAGCAACCTCTGGCACCTGTCGAAACTTTCGCTATATCTGCGAGGGAATCAGCACGTCGGAGCGACCAAAGGATTACGCTGTCGACAAGGCTGGTAGTCCAATCGATGACACGCGTGGTCATGTCCACGAAGTAACCATGACGATTCCCGAGGTCGACATGCACTACTATCGTGCGTCTTTCGACGATCGGAATGGATCAATGGAGGACCAGACCGCCAATCACCTTCGCGGCATGATTCAAGCTCTTGAATCGAAGCTGGCTGAAGTCGAAGCGGCAAAGCTACAACCAACCTCGTCCCGCACGTGAGGGCCGAGTTTAGATAGCCACGATGGCAGCATGATGCTGGGGCATGAGGCCCTGTTTTTTGAACTCAACAAGCTCCCAAGCGATACTGGGAGCTTTTTAGAATCAATCGGGGGAACCCAGCCATGCCAACTCAAATCAAAGTCGAAGGCGTCATTGAGTGCGGGAAGTGTTACCGTCTTACAGAGTTCATGCGCATCGCAAACATGGGGCAAAAGGCCCTAAGAGAAGCAAAAGAGAAGGGGCTCACGGTCATTTATGTTGGCCGTGTTGGCTGGGTCACTGGCGATTCATTTCATGCGTTTCTAGGACGACTCGGAGACGAGCAATCCAAGAGCAAAAACAACTGAATGCTAAAACTCGTGAGAAGGGCTACAAAGTGGAAGACGAATCAAAACGTATCGCGCCAATTGAACGCCTGCTACTTCGCAAAGAAGAACTGGCAAAATCACTTGGGATTTCCGCACGCACTATTCAAGAGTGGGAGCGTGATTTCGGGTTACCAACTGTTCGGATTGGATCAAGTGTTCGATACAGCCCCAAGCAAGTTCAGAAATGGATTGATCGACTGCACGAACAGGAACGCGACGCCATTGATTCAACCGCTGAAATAAAGGAGTGAATCACTAACCACAACAGCCCTCGCATAACGCTTGGGCTTTTCACGCGAGCATGGCAGGCAATTAGGAGTTCCACCAAATCACCAAAGAGACCACCAGCAATGCCAGCATGGCTACTAGCTGTATAGTTTCTTGGATTCTGCGAGGCAGTATGCTCCATAGCATTACGGTTTCCCTCGCAAGCAATCGTGTCATGATAGTAAGTGTTTTACCAATTTCGTCTCTAATCATCCTTGATGACTCCGGTTGCAGGGGAATGATTTCTAACCTATTCGAAGTTTCGACCAAGCTGATTTATTAAAGCCACATAAAATCAGGAAAGGGACCGCGAACGTGGAAGACATCAAGGTACTGATCACTAAGCGTGAAGGCCGACCATTCTGGATGGCCTACTACGTGGATCCCATCACAGGAAAACAGAAGTTCCGATCGACTAAGACCACCAGCAAAAGAGATGCTGACAAGTTCGCCGGCAAGTGGGAGGATGAGCTTCGCAGTGGTCGCTATAAGGCTCCTTCGAAGATCACGTGGGAAGAATTCACCGACCGCTTTTTGCTCGAGCACTGCGCCGGCTTGGCACCAGCCACGTCCACAAAGTACCAAGGCGCATTCAATCGCTTTCAAACCATCACAGGCATTGTCAGTCTACGCGATGCTACGACTGAGTTGATAAGCGAATTCCAGACGAAAGTGCGTGAGAGCGGCACCAGCGAGGCGACACTGGCTTGCTACCTTCGACATTTAAAGTCGGCTCTGCGATGGGGCGTCGGCATGGGCATGATTCACCAGCAGCCGAAAATCAAAATGCCCAAGCGAGTGAAGGGCGCCAGCATCATGAAGGGCCGACCGATCAGCGGCGAAGAGTTCGACCGGATGGTTGCCAAGGTGCCGAAGGTTTGCGGGGTAGATGTTGCGACCGATTGGGAAAATCTACTTCGCGGTCTATGGCTATCTGGTCTGCGAATCAGTGAAGCCCTCAATCTTTACTGGGAAGGCGATAAAGGGATTGTCGTTCTCCTAGACCTAAAACGCCCCATGCTGATGATCCCCGCCGAAGCAGAGAAGGGCTACAAGGACCGCCTATTGCCCATCACGCCCGATTTCGTGGAGTTTCTACAGAAGACGCCAGAAAGCCAACGGCGTGGTCGCGTGTTTCCGCTTCGTCGACGTGACAACGTTCCTATGACATGCGTCTTTGGAATCGGAAAACGGATCAGCGAGATTGGCGAGGCGGCAGGGGTGAAGGTGAAGGACACCGGAAAGGTCCGCACGCTGGAAGATGGAACCGAAGAACCTATCGTAAAGTACGCCAGCGCTCATGACCTACGTCGATCATTTGGACATCGATGGTCCCGTAAAGTCATGCCAGCCGTGCTCCAAGCCCTGATGCGTCACGAGAGCATTAACACCACGATGATGTTCTATGTTGGGCAGGAAGCCGAGAGTGTAGCCGACGCTGTATGGGAAGCGGCAAGAATGAACGATTCTATGAACGCTAGCCCAGATGGAACGAATTCCGGCGACAGCGAGACACCGGAAAACGTTTCCAAATAAGGGGTTATGAGTAGGCCAGGCAGGACTTGAACCCGCGACCAAGGGATTATGAGTCCCCTGCTCTAACCAACTGAGCTACTGGCCCTTACGTGCTTTGACACGCGAGTTTTTAGTGTATCTTCACCTGCCGCTTCCTTCTAGTCCGGGGGATGGGTACCTTTCACACTTCTGGCTTACGGTTTAACCTCTTAGAGCTAGACAGGTTTGCTTTCGGAAAGGTGATGGGAAATGGCCAATTTTTCGGATCGGCTTCGTGACGGGATTGTTCGGACTGCTGCTCCAGTTGTTGTAGGTTTGGATCCGCGATTCGAATCGCTTCCCCAGGCATTACTGGGCGATCATCGTGGAACACATGATCCTAAGGTCAAAGCTGGCCTGTACTTGGTCTTCTGTCGTGAAATCATCGATGCCGTTTGCGAACATGTGCCGGCAGTGAAGCCTCAGTCCGCGTTTTTCGAGGAACTTGGGCCTGCTGGCATGATTGTATTGGCCGAGGTCATTCAATATGCCCGCGAAAAAGGCCTCTTAGTTATTCTCGACGCGAAGCGAAACGATATTGGATCGACCGCAACCGCTTACGCGAAAGGGATGCTGGGGGCTAACAGTCCTTGGCAAGCCGATTGCTTGACGATCAGTCCTTACTTGGGAGACGACAGCCTGACTCCCTTTGTTGATACTGCTACGCAAAACGATGCCGGTCTGTTTTGCCTGGTGAAAACCTCCAATCCTGGCGGCAAGATGCTGCAAGACTTAGTCGTCGACGATCAACCAATTTATCGTCACGTCGGCGCCTACGTAGAAGGATTGGCGAAGCAAACGATCGGCGAATGTGGGCTCGGAGCAGTCGGCGCGGTCGTAGGTGCGACCTATCCAGAACAGTTGGCCGAACTTCGCCAAGCGATGCCGAGCACCTGGTTCCTCGTTCCTGGCTATGGCAGCCAAGGGGGTGGGGCGAAGGATGTCGCAGGAGGGTTTAACGACGCCGGCCTAGGTTCGATCGTAAATAATTCTCGCGGTATCATCTTCGCTTATTCGCGTGAGCCGTTTGCATCGAAGTACGAACCATCGCAGTGGCAACGCGCCGTCGAAGATGCGACGCTCGAGATGATTGCTGATCTGCAAGCCGAGACCACTGCTGGAAAGCTGAAAGCGTAATTCCTTATGTTCCGGCATGCGTCTAATAGCGGCATGCGAATTGCTGTACTCTGAATGACTCCCCAGGCAATCGCCTCGTCAAAAGAGACAAAACAGCATGGAAACCGCCAAAACGCAGATCGACGCTGAAATGCGCGACCGGCTTCAATCGCCGGACCAAATCGAAAGCTCACCTCGCTTGAAGGCCTGGGGCTTTCGGGCCGCGTGGGTCCTTGGAATCGCGTCACTTTTGCTGATCGCGTATTGGCAGCTAGGTGAATATGTCTCGTTGGAATATCTCGCCAGTCAGGAAGCCAATCTGCGCTCGTTTCAGTCAGATCATCCCTACGTGGTCTACAGTATTGTTTTCATCATTTACACCCTGGCATTCGCGATCGGGATTCCACTCGGTGCCGCAATGACAATCATTGTCGGCTGGTGTTTTGATTTCGTGCCGGCTTTGGTACTAGCCAGCTTTGGCTCAACAGCCGGTGGGGCTTTGGCATTCCTAAACAGCCGCTACTTCCTGCGATCCCGGATGAAGTCGTGGCTTAGTGGCACGCTTAAAAAGTTTGATGCGGAACTTCGGCAGAACGCCGCGTTTTACCTTTTCATCTCCCGGTTGATCCCGCAGATTCCCTTTATCCTGGTCAACTTGGTGATGGGATTATCACCGATCAGCCTGAAAACGTTTTGGTGGGTCAGCCAACTCAGCATGCTGCCGGCACTGATTATCTTTGTTTGGATTGGCCAATCGCTGCCTAATTTGCAGAAGGTCGTCGACGAGGGGATCTCGTCCGTTCTTTCCTGGCAGTTGATGGTTGGGATAGCCGCGATGGGTGTGATTCCACTGCTGATTCGCCTGGGACTCAATTATTACCAATCGCTTGGAAAATCTGCCGATGCTGAAACGGCTTGCTAACGCCGTTTCATTCGGGAAATACCGCAGGAAGAGCAGGGCCCCTTTGACAAATTTGTATTCGGGGTGTAGGCTTACGCGTTTTCCCAAACTGCCTTAGAGCGACCCTCGCAAGGGGAAATTCAGCAACCTGGTCAGGCCTTAATTGGAGCAGCCATACCTGGAGGACTTTTGTGCGAGGGTCACTCCAAGGCAGTCGGGAAAAGCGATGAGGAAACTGCTTTCGAGCAACCCTCGCGAGGCGAAGTTTGGTTACCTGGTCAAGGCCTTAATTGGAGCAGCCAAAACTTTGCAACGCTTGTGCGTGGGTTGCTTGAAGGCAGTTGCTCGACGCGACAGGGCCGACCGAATCAACCACTGCCACGGTTGATTCCCGCCGAAAGGTGCGTCAAACTGCATCGAATGATTCGTTTTAAGATGCCCTGGCACTTGCGAGACCGCACTTCTTTCTGTCGGATTCTCGCCTCATTTCCTTTGCCGGTTTAGAGGGATCGTGGCTGAGCAAAATACTCCTCCCGATTATCTGGTCGTCGCGCGTCGATATCGGCCGCAGTCGTTCGAAGAACTTGTCGGCCAACAACGTGTTGCCACGGCATTAGGTAATGCGATTTCTCGGAACCGCGTCGGGCATGCGTACCTGTTTACAGGGGCTCGGGGTGTCGGCAAGACTTCCTCGGCACGAATCTTTGCCAAGGCACTTAACTGTGTTAAAGGGCCAACATCGAGTCCATGTAACGAGTGCGAGATCTGCCTAAGCGTGACCGCTGGCGA is a window of Bremerella sp. TYQ1 DNA encoding:
- a CDS encoding TVP38/TMEM64 family protein, which translates into the protein METAKTQIDAEMRDRLQSPDQIESSPRLKAWGFRAAWVLGIASLLLIAYWQLGEYVSLEYLASQEANLRSFQSDHPYVVYSIVFIIYTLAFAIGIPLGAAMTIIVGWCFDFVPALVLASFGSTAGGALAFLNSRYFLRSRMKSWLSGTLKKFDAELRQNAAFYLFISRLIPQIPFILVNLVMGLSPISLKTFWWVSQLSMLPALIIFVWIGQSLPNLQKVVDEGISSVLSWQLMVGIAAMGVIPLLIRLGLNYYQSLGKSADAETAC